A single genomic interval of Microbacterium sp. LWO14-1.2 harbors:
- a CDS encoding helix-turn-helix domain-containing protein: protein MPDSTPPAVRFLAPAQVAELLSIEIDEVIELVYQGRLRGSRLGSPARWRVEETSLTEYLAEQSEEARRMALWRQANEASFPEVWGTSRAHGM from the coding sequence ATGCCCGACTCGACTCCGCCCGCTGTGCGCTTCCTCGCGCCGGCGCAGGTCGCCGAGCTGCTCTCCATCGAGATCGACGAGGTGATCGAGCTCGTCTATCAGGGGCGACTGCGCGGATCGCGTCTCGGGTCCCCGGCTCGCTGGCGCGTCGAGGAGACGAGTCTCACCGAGTACCTCGCGGAGCAGTCGGAGGAGGCACGACGTATGGCGCTCTGGCGCCAGGCGAACGAGGCGAGCTTCCCCGAGGTGTGGGGTACCTCTCGCGCTCACGGCATGTGA